The following DNA comes from Buttiauxella agrestis.
GATTAAAATCACTGATCACTTTGTTACGCGAACGAATCACCTTTCCAGCAGAACCTTTAACCATCCACTCTGACAGACCACCAATTTGGTTTTGCTCGCCTGGGTTGTAGGGGACGTTATCCCAGTGTCGCTTAATGCGTTCTTCAACAACCTTACTGTACTCGGTGGCTGAATCGAGCATGAAGGAGTAGCGGATAAGCCTGGCGTTATCTGCAGGAGGCGCCGCTTTATAACATTCCTGTGCCGATGCAATAAGTGAGTCCAACGCTGTTGCTTGCAGTTGAGCTTCCTGCGGAATAAAGCTTTCTTCCGCCAGCTGTTTTGTTGTTTTATCTATCTGAATAACAATGGCGAGCGAATAATATTTTAAGGTTTTCCCCTGGTCTGTTTCTATATTAGCCAGTTCATTTGTATAAGACTGATTATTATCTCTTGTAGATTCTTTCTGCCAGGAAGAAAAACGCATTGGATTCTTATCACTCGCCAGCCTCAGAGCCTGCTTGCAGACTGGGATTTCCACAGCTGTAGCGGGCGAAGGAGGGCCAGACGTTTTGGCACCGTCACACCCTGAAATTAATATGACTGGGAAAATAGCCATTATAATAACTCTGTATATATGCTTGCTAATACATTCCTTGAGAATATACATATTAATTACCGACGTAAAAATTACATGATAATAATTATGTTATTTATCGACTAATGTTTATTAGTGGTTGTACTAATCTGGACTTTAATTTCGCCGGGAAGTTATTGAGGAAATATCATTTTGGGCTTTTCAGGCGCTATCAGCCTTGGGTACGCGATTTTGTGACATATTCCATCGTATTTTGTTATGGAAAATAGCGGACTAATACCCCGTTGCTTATGTTTCAGACCAGCATGATTCGCTGTGAGAGACTTAGATCACAAAATTAATCGTTCAGATAATCAGCATTCGGCAAGAAATTTTTCAAAAAGCGCGCAACCGATTACCGCTATCGGTTGCAAATTAAGCAGTGTAATATTCTGGTAACAACCCCGTAGCATAAATTTCCCTGCTGGAAATGGTACGGCAGGCTTTTTTTAAACTTTGTTCGCCAATTCTCACCTCGGTTGTAAATCCCTGTTACCTATATTGACGTTTAACTCATCTATTGACAGATTGTAGGGCGTGAGGGGCAATTTATGGACAGTCCGCACTATCACACAGCTAGTCTGACGAAAGGAATCCCTGGCCTCACTTCCGCCTCCGGGCACACCGAACGGACCGCACACAAATAACAAAGGTCTAACGGAAAAAAAACAACACGACAAATGTCCCTTAACAATTTCCTGAAGCGGCCCATAACGCTGTAACCGGAAAATAAAAGGGAACATCACAATGGAGCAGAAGAATGAGTCTTTCCTTGAAGAAGTCAGGGATGCTGAAATTTGGTCTGAGCCTGGTGGCACTGACCGTAGCAGCAAGCGTTCAGGCAAAAACACTGGTTTATTGCTCAGAAGGTTCCCCAGAAGGTTTTAACCCGCAGCTGTTTACCTCTGGTACCACGTATGATGCCAGCTCAGTGCCAATCTATAACCGTCTTGTCGAATTCAAAACCGGCACGACTGAAATCGTCCCAGGACTTGCTGAAAAGTGGGAAGTGAGCGAAGACGGTA
Coding sequences within:
- a CDS encoding DUF3829 domain-containing protein → MAIFPVILISGCDGAKTSGPPSPATAVEIPVCKQALRLASDKNPMRFSSWQKESTRDNNQSYTNELANIETDQGKTLKYYSLAIVIQIDKTTKQLAEESFIPQEAQLQATALDSLIASAQECYKAAPPADNARLIRYSFMLDSATEYSKVVEERIKRHWDNVPYNPGEQNQIGGLSEWMVKGSAGKVIRSRNKVISDFNQLY